The Pseudomonas fragi DNA window GGCGTCTGAAGCCGCTTTTGGCTCTTCGGGACGTTCGCTCATGGACATTACCTTGCAACGATATGGAAAGTTTCGATAGAAGCTTGGGGCCTACACGCACCCGCAAACGATCCTGCTTTATACCAGAAGCGGCCGCTTAAACGAAAAAACGCGGCCTGGGCCGCGTTTTCTCTTCACACCAGGAACTTAGTTCTTGGCTTGGTCAACGATTTTGTTCGCGCCGATCCAAGGCATCATCGAGCGCAGTTGCCCGCCGATGACTTCGATACCGTGAGCAGCGTTGTTACGACGCTTGGCGGTCATCGAAGGGTAGCCGGTAGCACCTTCGCTGATGAACATCTTCGCGTATTCACCATCTTGAATGCGCTTCAGAGCGTTACGCATTGCCTGACGGGACTCGGCGTTGATCACTTCAGGGCCAGTCACATACTCGCCGTACTCGGCGTTGTTGGAGATCGAGTAGTTCATGTTGGCGATACCGCCTTCGTACATGAGGTCAACGATCAACTTCAATTCGTGCAAGCACTCGAAGTAAGCCATTTCTGGCGCGTAACCGGCTTCAACCAGTGTTTCAAAGCCTGCCTTGACCAGTTCAACAGTACCGCCACACAGAACAGCCTGCTCGCCGAACAGGTCGGTTTCAGTTTCGTCCTTGAAGGTGGTTTCGATGATACCGGTACGACCGCCGCCTACGCCCGAAGCGTAAGACAGGGCCAGGTTCTTGGCATTGCCCGAGGCATCCTGATAGATAGCGATCAGGTCAGGGATACCGCCGCCGCGAACGAATTCGGAACGTACAGTGTGGCCTGGTGCCTTGGGCGCGATCATGATCACGTCGAGGTCGGCACGCGGCACAACCTGGTTGTAGTGAATAGCGAAACCGTGGGAGAAGGCCAGTGTGGCGCCCTTCTTGATGTTCGGCTCGATTTCGTTCTTGTACAGCGAGGACTGGAACTCGTCCGGGGTCAGAATCATGACCAGGTCAGCAGCGGCAACAGCGCTGGCAACGTCAGTAACTTTCAGGCCGTGAGCTTCTGCCTTGGCGACAGTGGCTGAACCCTTGCGCAGGCCAACGGTTACGTCAACGCCGGAATCTTTCAGGTTGCAGGCTTGAGCGTGACCCTGGGAGCCGTAACCGATAATGGCTACTTTTTTGCCCTGGATGATCGAAAGGTCGCAGTCTTTGTCGTAATAAACTTTCATGATTTTCCCTTATATCCAGGCCATTCAGGCCAATTAGCACTTGTTAGTTTTAGATGCTGAGTACTTTGTCGCCACGGGCAATCCCGGTGACGCCACTGCGAACTGTTTCCAGGATCGAGGCGGTTCCAATCGACTGAATGAAACTGTCGAGCTTCTCGCTGGTGCCTGTCAACTGCACGGTATAAACACTGGCGCTGACATCAACGATCTGCCCACGGAAGATATCCGTGGTGCGTTTGATTTCTGCGCGCTGCGCACCCGTTGCCTTGACCTTGACCAGCATCAGCTCGCGCTCGATGTGAGCGCTTTCCGACAGATCCACCAGCTTGACCAC harbors:
- the ilvN gene encoding acetolactate synthase small subunit is translated as MRHIISLLLENEPGALSRVVGLFSQRNYNIESLTVAPTEDPTLSRLTLTTVGHDEVIEQITKNLNKLIEVVKLVDLSESAHIERELMLVKVKATGAQRAEIKRTTDIFRGQIVDVSASVYTVQLTGTSEKLDSFIQSIGTASILETVRSGVTGIARGDKVLSI
- the ilvC gene encoding ketol-acid reductoisomerase; the encoded protein is MKVYYDKDCDLSIIQGKKVAIIGYGSQGHAQACNLKDSGVDVTVGLRKGSATVAKAEAHGLKVTDVASAVAAADLVMILTPDEFQSSLYKNEIEPNIKKGATLAFSHGFAIHYNQVVPRADLDVIMIAPKAPGHTVRSEFVRGGGIPDLIAIYQDASGNAKNLALSYASGVGGGRTGIIETTFKDETETDLFGEQAVLCGGTVELVKAGFETLVEAGYAPEMAYFECLHELKLIVDLMYEGGIANMNYSISNNAEYGEYVTGPEVINAESRQAMRNALKRIQDGEYAKMFISEGATGYPSMTAKRRNNAAHGIEVIGGQLRSMMPWIGANKIVDQAKN